A window from Felis catus isolate Fca126 chromosome B1, F.catus_Fca126_mat1.0, whole genome shotgun sequence encodes these proteins:
- the IL15 gene encoding interleukin-15 isoform X1 produces the protein MRISKPYLRSTSIQCYLCLLLNSHFLTEACIPVFILSCISAGLPKTEANWQDVISDLKIIDKIIQSLHIDATLYTESDVHPNCKVTAMKCFLLELHVISLESKNETIHQTVENIIILANSGLSSNRNITETGCKECEELEEKNIKEFLQSFVHIVQMFINSS, from the exons ATGAGAATTTCG AAACCATATTTGAGAAGTACTTCCATCCAGTGCTACTTGTGTTTACTTCTGAACAGCCATTTTTTAACTGAAGCTTGCATTCCTGTCttcattttgag CTGTATCAGTGCAGGTCTTCCTAAAACAGAGGCAAACTGGCAGGATGTAATAAGTGATTTGAAAATAATTGACAAGATTATTCAA tcCTTACATATCGATGCCACTTTATATACTGAAAGTGATGTTCAT CCCAATTGCAAAGTAACAGCGATGAAGTGCTTTCTCCTGGAGTTACATGTTATTTCGCTTGAGTCCAAAAATGAGACCATTCATCAAACAGTAGAAAACATTATTATCCTGGCAAACAGTGGTTTATCTTCTAACAGG AATATAACTGAAACAGGATGCAAAGAATGTGAGGAACTGGAGGAAAAGAACATTAAAGAATTTCTGCAGAGTTTTGTACATATTGTACAAATGTTTATCAACTCTTCTTGA
- the IL15 gene encoding interleukin-15 precursor (The RefSeq protein has 3 substitutions compared to this genomic sequence), whose translation MRILKPYLRSTSIQCYLCLLLNSHFLTEACIPVFILSCINAGLPKTEANWQDVISDLKIIDKIIQSLHIDATLYTESDVHPNCKVTAMKCFLLELHVISLESKNETIHQTVENIIILANSGLSSNRNITETGCKECEELEEKNIKEFLQSFVHIVQMFINTS comes from the exons ATGAGAATTTCG AAACCATATTTGAGAAGTACTTCCATCCAGTGCTACTTGTGTTTACTTCTGAACAGCCATTTTTTAACTGAAGCTTGCATTCCTGTCttcattttgag CTGTATCAGTGCAGGTCTTCCTAAAACAGAGGCAAACTGGCAGGATGTAATAAGTGATTTGAAAATAATTGACAAGATTATTCAA tcCTTACATATCGATGCCACTTTATATACTGAAAGTGATGTTCAT CCCAATTGCAAAGTAACAGCGATGAAGTGCTTTCTCCTGGAGTTACATGTTATTTCGCTTGAGTCCAAAAATGAGACCATTCATCAAACAGTAGAAAACATTATTATCCTGGCAAACAGTGGTTTATCTTCTAACAGG AATATAACTGAAACAGGATGCAAAGAATGTGAGGAACTGGAGGAAAAGAACATTAAAGAATTTCTGCAGAGTTTTGTACATATTGTACAAATGTTTATCAACTCTTCTTGA